acaacacaacaacacacccacactacACAACCCAGCGTACTGGTTCAGTACTTCTGGATCTTTTTGCTGCTTTACCGAGTTAATGTGGTGCATTGAGCCTCTTATGACTCTGGTTTAGTTGTTGGTTCATGTGTTTAATATCCCCGTGACTCCGTCTGAGAGAAGTGATGCACTAAGAAACTTTCTGTAAACTTTATtaaccttcttcttcttcccttggTCCAGTGTTTCATTGGCAAGCGACGATTATGGGGCCTGTAAGTACCAAGCTGACTTCTTCTAGAAATATATTGTTGTGTTTAACTCTCATGAAGCGTTATTAGGAACCATCCAGGTAATattggacaatttggatgaaagaatcctaaaatttctgatgtagaaacttttaaaaactggGAACATTTGACCCCCGGACGTTGTGTTTTTAATACCGAAAATCTACACTTCTGTTGACGCTTttaatcgatgtttttaaccttttctcacgttttttgtctctttttcaacacttatgaggcttttttttgttcaagGTTTGACATTTCCAACACTACGTAActctaacttattaactttagttttacagttatttttggaatttatgtcaataaagctcatttataggaaattatacctaatgtttgagttagaaaagcagaaattaggaattattgagactaaaattaaaggaatggatgttgatgataatcacagactggaatatgtcaacttttactcaacactatttcttTTATGTGATGTtatgaatttatggtcaataaacctcatttataggaaatccAGTTCAGTTTATGTCAGACGGACACGTTGCAGGTTAATATAACGCGTGATTATGCATGAGTTAAAAATGGCAGAATTGGCTGAAATGGCCGTAGCGCTTCTGTAAATCAGTTGTGAAGACACGGTGTCATGTGACCTGGTCTGAGGGTGGTGGGGGGTAACTTCTGGGGGGGTAACTTCTGGGGGGTAACTTCTGGGGGGGtaatctgtgtgtttctgtgtgtttctgctgcAGCCCGACAGTCCGTATCAAGGCGGCGTATTTTTCCTGACTATTCATTTCCCTACAGATTACCCCTTCAAACCCCCCAAGGTCAGTCAGCTTGttatttaccccccccccccccgtgttgtcttcaccCCGGGACCCTCTCCTGTcccccgggacttatttggggttttaaaaacaattctgtaataaaatgttacttcatgatctattaacaaataaacaagATAATGCAAGTAATCGTCCATTaactctattattattattattattattatactctATTAACAAGagaaatacttttttgctgtttaaaatttgagggtgtgtgtgtgtgtgtgtgtgtgtgtgtgtgtgtgtgtgtgtgtggtgtcaccAGTCAGTGTGTGTAAGACCGAGAGGGAATACTGGGGGAaatgaactacaacttcttcttctgcgTTTTGTGGCGGGTCGCAACCATAAAACGACCTGAAACTTAATCAACTCATTATTTATCCAGTTAATAATGTTTCATCAGCGTTCATCACAtaagaagaaaataatcaaGAGAAAATCAGATGAAACCAACAGATTTCCTTTGATATAAATGAAATTTCATTGACTTTTACTGTTTCCAGAaggtgtttttcatttaatatctCTTAAATCTGATAAACCGTGTGGATGGagacagagctgctgctgttAGAGATGAACACTGAGCTGTAGAAGCTGCTCTGTGACGATGTGACGATGGTTCTCAgtgttcctcttcttcttcttcttcttcttcttcttcctcttcttcttcttcttcttcttcttcttcttcttcttcttcttcttcttcttctttccttcagGTCGCCTTCACAACAAGAATTTATCACCCAAATATTAACAGTAACGGCAGCATCTGCCTGGATATTTTGAGATCGCAGTGGTCTCCCGCGTTAACTATCTCTAAAGGTAAGACCCCCTCCAAAGGTAAGACCACCACCCCAACGTCATGTGATGCACAACAGAACAGCTGGATGGATCATTTAGAGCGCTGTCAAACTACAGGCCCGCTGGCCAGATTTGGGCCCTTGCAGCTTTAGATCCGGGCCCCTTGCGGCTTTAGATTCGGGCCCTTGCAGCTTTAGGTCTGGCCCCCCTTGCAGCTTTAGATCCGGCCCCCCTTGCAGCTTTAGATCCGGGCTCTTGCAGCTTTAGATCCGGGCTCTTGCAGCTTTAGATCCGGCCCCCCTTGCAGCTTTAGATCCGGCCCCCCTCGCAGCTTTAGATCCGGCTCTTGCAGGTTTAGATCCGGCCCCCTTGCAGCTTTAGATCCGGGCTCTTGCAGCTTTAGATCCGGGCTCTTGCAGCTTTAGTTCCGGCCCCCCTTGCAGCTTTAGATCCGGGCTCTTGCAGCTTTAGATCCGGGCCCTTGCAGCTTTAGATCCGGGCCCTTGCAGCTTTAGATCCGGCCCCCCTGCAGCTTTAGATCCGGCCCCCCTTGCAGCTTTAGATCCGGCCCCTTGCAGCTTTAGGTCTGGCCCCCTTGCAGCTTTAGATCCGGCCCCCCTTGCAGCTTTAGATCCGGGCTCTTGCAGCTTTAGATCCGCCCCCCCTTGCAGCTTTAGATCCGGCCCCCCTTGCAGCTTTAGATCCGGCCCCCCTTGCAGCTTTAGATCCGGCCCCCCTTGCAGCTTTAGATCCGGCCCCCCTTGCAGCTTTAGAGCCGGCCCCCCTGCAGCTTTAGATCCGGGCTCTTGCAGCTTTAGAGCCGGCCCCCCTTGCAGCTTTAGATCCGGCCCCCCTTGCAGCTTTAGATCCGGCCCCCCTTGCAGCTTTAGATCCGGCCCCCCTTGCAGCTTTAGATCCGGCCCCCCTTGCAGCTTTAGATCCGGCCCCCCTTGCAGCTTTAGATCCGGGCTCTTGCAGCTTTAGATCCGGCCCCCCTTGCAGCTTTAGATCCGGGCTCTTGCAGCTTTAGATCCGGCCCTCATTGCAGCTT
This window of the Etheostoma spectabile isolate EspeVRDwgs_2016 unplaced genomic scaffold, UIUC_Espe_1.0 scaffold00017731, whole genome shotgun sequence genome carries:
- the LOC116679545 gene encoding ubiquitin-conjugating enzyme E2-17 kDa, yielding MGPPDSPYQGGVFFLTIHFPTDYPFKPPKVAFTTRIYHPNINSNGSICLDILRSQWSPALTISKVLLSICSLLCDPNPDDPLVPEIARIYKTDPVKYSRLAREWTEKYAML